One genomic window of Dunckerocampus dactyliophorus isolate RoL2022-P2 chromosome 7, RoL_Ddac_1.1, whole genome shotgun sequence includes the following:
- the LOC129185669 gene encoding antizyme inhibitor 1-like, whose translation MKGISDEPQFSVGLLEGGTSLCDVIDNHIYEQTLSEKKAFFVADLGVVMRQHVRWRTHMAQIRPFYTVRCNSSPGVIEVLAALGTGFVCNNKSELELVQSHGIPSEDIIYSGVCKQMSQIKYAAKNGIDLLMCDNEAELRKISRFHPNAKLLLQVSTEASRQDSEFGMSFGCSLKDCRHLLESAKQLGVQVVGVRSLISNKCKDDKAYTNAIADARCVFDMAEEIGFNMKILDIGDGFGGSSTQLELIKNAVMPMVDIYFPPLTGVSIIAEPGSYFVSSAFTLVVNIISKEVVARDRDQAQDDPSPNDEPEFHYCMNEGVYGSFACKLTEMDIIAPTVHKNTCLDAPVFSSSLWGPSGDDLDQVMEHCLLPELNIGDWLVFSHAGACSLGQPLCTSDSATPPVFYIVSCRDWYEMQDTGVTQEAVLKNFSLVPYFFNACQTEAALSIPA comes from the exons ATGAAAGGAATCTCAGATGAACCACAGTTTTCAGTGGGCCTTCTGGAAGGAGGCACATCCCTTTGTGATGTGATAGACAATCACATTTATGAACAAACCTTG TCTGAGAAGAAAGCATTCTTTGTCGCCGACCTAGGAGTTGTAATGAGACAGCACGTTCGCTGGCGAACACACATGGCCCAAATTCGTCCCTTCTATACTGTCAGATGCAACAGCAGCCCAGGTGTTATCGAAGTACTGGCGGCCCTTGGCACTGGCTTTGTATGTAACAACAAG TCTGAACTTGAGCTGGTGCAGAGCCACGGTATTCCCTCAGAAGACATAATCTACAGTGGAGTTTGTAAACAGATGTCCCAAATTAAGTATGCTGCAAAGAATGGCATCGACCTCCTGATGTGCGATAATGAAGCAGAGCTGCGCAAGATTTCCCGCTTCCATCCGAATGCCAA GCTTCTACTTCAAGTGTCAACGGAAGCATCAAGGCAGGACAGTGAGTTCGGCATGTCATTTGGCTGTTCCCTCAAAGACTGTCGACATCTACTGGAGAGCGCGAAACAATTGGGTGTACAGGTGGTTGGGGTCAG atCCCTAATTTCCAACAAGTGTAAGGATGACAAAGCATACACAAATGCAATTGCTGATGCTCGTTGTGTTTTTGATATGGCG GAGGAAATTGGTTTTAACATGAAAATCTTGGACATTGGAGATGGCTTTGGTGGCTCAAGCACCCAGCTGGAATTG ATCAAAAATGCAGTCATGCCTATGGTGGACATATACTTCCCTCCGCTTACTGGAGTTAGCATCATTGCTGAACCTGGCAGCTACTTTGTGTCCTCTGCTTTCACCTTGGTCGTCAACATCATCTCCAAAGAGGTGGTGGCGAGGGATCGAGATCAAGCTCAAG ATGATCCATCTCCCAATGATGAGCCTGAGTTTCACTACTGCATGAATGAAGGAGTGTATGGATCATTTGCTTGTAAACTCACTGAAATGGACATCATCGCTCCAACTGTTCATAAG AATACTTGTCTGGATGCACCCGTGTTCAGCAGCAGCCTGTGGGGCCCCTCTGGTGATGATCTGGACCAGGTGATGGAGCACTGTTTGCTGCCTGAGCTCAACATTGGAGACTGGCTCGTGTTCAGCCATGCAGGGGCCTGCTCTCTGGGCCAGCCTCTTTGCACCTCAGACTCAGCCACACCACCTGTATTTTATATTGTCTCCTGTAGAGACTG GTATGAGATGCAGGACACAGGTGTCACGCAGGAGGCAGTACTGAAGAACTTCTCATTGGTCCCCTATTTTTTTAATGCCTGCCAAACAGAAGCGGCACTCTCTATCCCAGCTTAG